Within bacterium, the genomic segment TCGCTCCCGGTATCTATCTCTATATCGTCAAGACTGCCGGGGCGCAATACAAGAACACCTTTGCCGTGATCAAGTAGGGAGGGCAGAATGAAGACGATCAAACGATGGATCCCGGTGGCCCTCCTGGCGGTGCAAACGTCGGCTTGGGGGCAGAATCCCAACCTTGGCACCAGCGGGGCGCAGTTCCTCAAGATTCCAGTTAGCGCCCGCGCTGCGGCGATGGGCAGCGCCTACGTTGCCATCTGCAACGACGCCACCTCGACTTTCTGGAATCCGGCGGGCATCACCCGCGTGAAAACCCATGCCGCCCATTTTTCTCATACCCGCTGGCTCGATACCTTCGATTTCAACGCTGCATCGTATGTATATCACGGCGGCGCCTTCGGATCCCTGGCCGCCAGCGTCACCATGCTCGGCGTCGACCAGATGGAGATCACCAATGAGGCCGAACCCAACGGTACAGGCGAATTCTTCGATGCCCAAGATGTCGCCGTGGCCTTGAGCTATGGCCGCGAGCTGACCGACCGTTTCCGCATCGGCCTGACCGGACGGTTCATTCAGCAGCGCATCTGGAACGAAAGCGCAAAAGGACTGGCCTTCGATGTCGGCACTCAGTACCAGCTGCCCTTCCGCAACCTCACCCTCGCCATGTGTATGAGCAATTTCGGCGGAGATATGAAGTACAGCGGGGCCGACCTCGGTGTCAAATGGGACGGGGATGATCATCTTCCCAACCGGCTGGTGCCCACCCAACTCGAGACCGAAACCTTCGCCCTGCCCCTCAACTTCGCCTTCGGCATCAGTATGGACCTTTTCCACAGCCGCTACACCAGGGGCATCGTCGCCCTGGATGCCGTCCACCCCAACGACAACAAGGAACGCATCCACCTCGGCGCCGAAATCACCTTCTTTGACCGCCTCGCCCTGCGCGGCGGCTACAAGATCAACATGAATGAGGAACTCTGGAACGTCGGTTTCGGTGTGAACGCTTTCTCCCTCGGCATCCCGCTGAGCCTCGACTACAGCTACTCCGCCTATGATCTCCTCCCCGACGTCCATCGCTTCTCATTCGGACTCTCCTTTTAACCATAAAAAAAGGGTGGGCTCTTCAGCCCACCCTTTTTCTTTCCAACATCCGCCCGAATGCTAGCGCGGCCAGCTGCACCAGGGCACCAGCGGCAGCTCCTGTCCGGTGACTACGCGATAGATCGCGTAAAAACTGCCGGCTTCCGGGGTCAGGTGATACTTCCAGTAGCGGATCAGGCCGTAATCCGACTGCGGCTCGAGCAGACAGGGCAGCAGCTGCGCCGCGGGCTGGCGGCAGGAGATGTAAAAATCCCCTTTTTTGCAGAGAATCGGCAAGGAACGAGCCTCCACCTCGAGGCTTTCCGGCGCGACATAATCAAACCGGGAGGGGGTCACCTCGAGCACCCGATAGGCTTCGACATTCATCTCGGCGTCGTGTGTGAAAATTTGTATCGCGATGTCATGCAGGCACAGCGTGGCGATCACCTCTTCGCATTCAGCCGGGACCACATAGCCGAGCGGCGCGGCGACGCTCAGCGTCGGCACCACCAGGGGATACCACTCCTTCTCGACCCGTTCCCCCACCGGCTGTACGCCGGTGTTCTCCCCGGATTCCAAATCGCTCTCCGACACCCTCTCCCCTGCCTTTTTGTCCACCTTGAGCACCCGCTCGTTCCGTTTCGCCTCGCGATACTCGAGCAACCGCAGCTCGGGCTGGGCCGGATCGCGCTGGTACGCCATCTTTAAATGAACCTTGCCGAAGGTGCCATCCCCCGCCAGCAGCTGCTGGCGCAGGGTGCGTACCTTGGCAGCCATCTCAGGCCCATGGTCCGCGATCGTTTTGATGAAGGCCTCGATGGCGCGGCCCTGGTAGCGGGTGCGTGCGGCTAGGGTGGCTAGATCATGCCGCGAAGCCCCCTCCTGAATGAATGAGAAAGTCTGATAGATCCCCAGGCTGTTGCGGCCGTCGTTGAGATCCGAGGTGCTGCGGCGTGTGATCTGCGGCCAGCGCGCCAGCTCCTCCCGGGTGAAATCAGCCCCGGAGGCGTCGCTCGGCATGTTCTCCGAAGTGACCAGATACTCATGGAAAGGAATTTTCTCACGAACCAGCGCCTCCTCTACACCCGCGAGGATGACCTGGCGCGAATAGGACTCGATGGCGGGATCGATGTTGACATTGGAGACGCAGCCCATGGTGACCTGGTAGTAATCGTCGCCGCGCTCGTGCACATCGAGGGTCACCTCGGGCATCCAGGCGCGGAAGACGCGGTGAATCGCCTGAACGCTCTCGCTCTCCATCTTGATATGGTCACGGTTCAGATCCAGGCCGAGCTCATTGACGCGGCGGTCCTGGTGGTTGCCCCAGGGATTGGCCTGCGGCACGATGAGCACGTTGGCCTTTTGCAGCAGCGGCTGCAGGCTGCCCAGCGTCAGATCGCGGAGAAGCGCCAGCACCGCCTCCTTGCCCGACTGCTCGCTGCCATGCTGCGAGGCGGTGATCAGAATCGTGATCCGGGAGCGGTCGAGCTGCTCCGGCCGGCTGACCCCCGTGGCGGTGACGACACACAGCAGCAGGCTTTGCGCCGGATACGATTCCGCCGGCCGGGTCTTGCCGATCTCCTGCACCTGCACCATCCTGGTCCGGGCGGTCAAGGTGCTGAGAAATTCCAGGATGTCACCATGCTGGGAGTAACGGGAGTAGCCGTTCGCCTCCCCCGGAGTGAGCAATTTCTGCGAAAATCCCGCTGCAGTCGAGATGAGCAGGGCGGCGGTGAGTAAAATCCGTTTCATCATGGCGTCATCCCTTGCGTTCGTAAAGCCTTTCCTGATGGATGGTATAACGGGCGAGTCGCCCGGCCGGGATCTCCACACCGATGCCGGCGCCTGGGGGAATCGCGATATAGCCCTCGGCGTCGAGCACCACCGGTGGATCGGCGATGTCCTCATGAAAATAGCGGCTGGTCTCCGAGGTGTCGCCCGGCAGGACGAAACCCGGGGCGGTCTGGAGGTGGATATTGACCGCGCGGCCGATGCCGGTCTCGTCCATACCCCCCGACCAGACCGGAATAGAGCGACTGGCAGCCAGCTCCGCCATGCGCAACGACTCGATCAAGCCGCCAACCCGCCCCTGTTTGATATTGATGATCCGGCAGGCCCCGAGCTCGATGGCGGTTTCCGCATCCGCGACACTGTGGATCGATTCATCGAGGCAGAGGGGAGTCTCGAGCTGCCGCTGCAGCAGGGCGTGCTGATAGATATCCGAATAGGAGAGGGGCTGCTCGATCATCATCAGTCCGAAGGCATCGAGCTCGCGCAGCCGCGCCGCGTCCGCCAGGGTGTAATCCCCGTTGGCGTCGGCCATGAGTTGGATCTCTGGAAAGCGCTTGCGCACGGCCGCGACCCATTCGATATCCTGGCCCTTTTGTATTTTCATTTTGATGCGGTGATAGTTTTTGGCCACCGCCTCCTCAACCGCCTGCAGCAGCTGCGCATGGCTCTCCTGCAGCCCGAGACTGATGCCTGAGTGAATTTTTTGCGCCGGCAACCCGAGGAAGGCGCGCAGCGGCAGACCCTGCTGCTTGGCGAGCAGGTCGATCACCGCGTTTTCGAGGGTGGCTTTGGCCATCTCGTTACCGCGAATCTTGTGCAGCTTTACGCTAAGATCGCCAAGGGTCATGCCCGGCTCGAGCAGGGGCAGCAGAAAGGTCTGGATGATGTAGCGGCAGGAGGCGGTGGTCTCCGGGGCGTAAAAGGGATCGGGATCGGCGACGCATTCCCCCCAGCCGGTGAAATCGCCGGCCTCCACTTTGAGCACCAGCGCCTCCTTGCAGGACCAGGCGTACGAGCTGATGGCGAAGGGCTGGATGAAGGGCAGCCGCACCGTCAGCAGGTCGATGCGGTCGATGGGCCCAATGGAGGTCTGGAGAAAGTTCATAAATGCCCCGGATGTCAGGTTCGCTGCGGGCCGGCCGGTTATCGATACATCGCCGGCAAATCCTTTTCAAAAAGGGTGAAGGGATTCTGATAAAAGAGGACGAAATCCGCCGCGCTGACCTGTCCCTTGTAGGGCGCCCAATATTGTGAGGTGCCGGCATTGCGCCAGACCAGGGCCCATGCGGTCTTTTTCGCCTGGTCGTTATACTGGACCGCCGCAAGAAGATACTGGGTCCACCAGTCGCTGATCGGAACATTCTGGATGCCAACCTCGGTGAGGGCGGCGATCTTGCCGCGCGCCTCCGCCAGCGATGCGACCGTGGCCAAAGCTTTGCCGAGATGGCTGACATGGGATTTGTCGGTCAGCAGATAATAGTCCATGCCGAAGATATCGACCCAGTCATCGCCGGGGTAGCGCGCCAGATAATCGGATTCGCTGCCGATCTCCTGCGGCGAAATACAGTAGAGCAGGTTATGCAGCCCCTTGCTATCGCGCAGGTATTGCACCGTCATTTTCCACAAGGCGCCATACTCGGCAGGTGTGCAGGCGGAGGAGCCCCACCAGGGCCAGGAGTGATTATGCTCGTGATAGGGGCGCAGGATCAAAGGGATGGAGGCGCCATCCGACCCCTTGAGGTCTCCGAGAAAGGCGGCGATCTGGTCGAGGGTTTTCAGGTAGGCCGCATGATGAGACTGGCCCGGCAGAATAAATTTCACGGCCGGTGAATTGTCCCAG encodes:
- a CDS encoding PorV/PorQ family protein, whose product is MKTIKRWIPVALLAVQTSAWGQNPNLGTSGAQFLKIPVSARAAAMGSAYVAICNDATSTFWNPAGITRVKTHAAHFSHTRWLDTFDFNAASYVYHGGAFGSLAASVTMLGVDQMEITNEAEPNGTGEFFDAQDVAVALSYGRELTDRFRIGLTGRFIQQRIWNESAKGLAFDVGTQYQLPFRNLTLAMCMSNFGGDMKYSGADLGVKWDGDDHLPNRLVPTQLETETFALPLNFAFGISMDLFHSRYTRGIVALDAVHPNDNKERIHLGAEITFFDRLALRGGYKINMNEELWNVGFGVNAFSLGIPLSLDYSYSAYDLLPDVHRFSFGLSF
- a CDS encoding DUF2817 domain-containing protein, whose amino-acid sequence is MKRILLTAALLISTAAGFSQKLLTPGEANGYSRYSQHGDILEFLSTLTARTRMVQVQEIGKTRPAESYPAQSLLLCVVTATGVSRPEQLDRSRITILITASQHGSEQSGKEAVLALLRDLTLGSLQPLLQKANVLIVPQANPWGNHQDRRVNELGLDLNRDHIKMESESVQAIHRVFRAWMPEVTLDVHERGDDYYQVTMGCVSNVNIDPAIESYSRQVILAGVEEALVREKIPFHEYLVTSENMPSDASGADFTREELARWPQITRRSTSDLNDGRNSLGIYQTFSFIQEGASRHDLATLAARTRYQGRAIEAFIKTIADHGPEMAAKVRTLRQQLLAGDGTFGKVHLKMAYQRDPAQPELRLLEYREAKRNERVLKVDKKAGERVSESDLESGENTGVQPVGERVEKEWYPLVVPTLSVAAPLGYVVPAECEEVIATLCLHDIAIQIFTHDAEMNVEAYRVLEVTPSRFDYVAPESLEVEARSLPILCKKGDFYISCRQPAAQLLPCLLEPQSDYGLIRYWKYHLTPEAGSFYAIYRVVTGQELPLVPWCSWPR
- the menC gene encoding o-succinylbenzoate synthase; this encodes MNFLQTSIGPIDRIDLLTVRLPFIQPFAISSYAWSCKEALVLKVEAGDFTGWGECVADPDPFYAPETTASCRYIIQTFLLPLLEPGMTLGDLSVKLHKIRGNEMAKATLENAVIDLLAKQQGLPLRAFLGLPAQKIHSGISLGLQESHAQLLQAVEEAVAKNYHRIKMKIQKGQDIEWVAAVRKRFPEIQLMADANGDYTLADAARLRELDAFGLMMIEQPLSYSDIYQHALLQRQLETPLCLDESIHSVADAETAIELGACRIINIKQGRVGGLIESLRMAELAASRSIPVWSGGMDETGIGRAVNIHLQTAPGFVLPGDTSETSRYFHEDIADPPVVLDAEGYIAIPPGAGIGVEIPAGRLARYTIHQERLYERKG
- a CDS encoding glycosyl hydrolase; translated protein: MKNTILVDSMATAETVALFKNLKTLAQTNLLFGHQDDLAYGVGWWAEYGRSDVKEVCGDYPAVYGWDLGDIQNVKNLDGVYFDAMKIWIKQVYDRGGINTLSMHLDNPVSGGNAWDNSPAVKFILPGQSHHAAYLKTLDQIAAFLGDLKGSDGASIPLILRPYHEHNHSWPWWGSSACTPAEYGALWKMTVQYLRDSKGLHNLLYCISPQEIGSESDYLARYPGDDWVDIFGMDYYLLTDKSHVSHLGKALATVASLAEARGKIAALTEVGIQNVPISDWWTQYLLAAVQYNDQAKKTAWALVWRNAGTSQYWAPYKGQVSAADFVLFYQNPFTLFEKDLPAMYR